A genomic window from Corallincola holothuriorum includes:
- a CDS encoding GGDEF domain-containing protein — translation MRYLMLIAVFIYWTPLAGYCADETNTEQLLLTAERLRVSDTGQVKVLIERLEASADLTPVQRDRLSLLQAHQHTLYGRYESAKHIISELFYSDLKPAQELRAYHLLSQVADLESDYGRAFSYLNYALQLLPKVNSEDAQLSVLTLAAELFSRASAHDKALQYVEQAVAISTIADGVTDGERCMVAKAASVIYLNMSRYDAALKTAEQQLGYCQLSSEKLYAANAHSVIADVYVNRLAYEQALEHYELAENDFVELNYLYGVINTRLAKASLAVELGTPATSLAMLASLIPNAIENNLWDELQQPFLLAAELSEQQGDLKSALIYYRQYMIAVQKVMDDNKAMRIAYLQTEFETEQQAQQLELLEKDKVLLTLRENAINQQRWLLASILAGAVLLLIVLLMLLTRYRQRNLYYRQLSEVDGLTKVFNRRHAYEHGEKLLKSSLACSEPFAVIMADIDHFKAVNDTYGHRIGDRVLQTVANQLKEGLRGHDIIARAGGEEFVLFLPRASYQQAMHIAERCKSALRPIQAENRTVTITLSFGISVAEGQAITLSELVEQADQALYASKNSGRNRISLYREIEENPAKSDKELAIVKGE, via the coding sequence ATGCGGTATTTAATGCTTATTGCGGTGTTCATTTATTGGACACCGCTAGCTGGTTATTGTGCCGACGAAACCAATACCGAGCAATTGTTGCTTACCGCTGAGCGATTGCGTGTTAGCGATACAGGGCAAGTGAAAGTATTGATTGAGCGACTCGAAGCATCTGCGGACTTAACACCAGTGCAACGTGACCGACTATCATTATTGCAAGCACATCAGCATACTTTGTACGGACGATATGAGTCCGCAAAGCATATTATCTCAGAGCTGTTTTATTCTGATCTCAAACCCGCACAAGAATTGCGAGCTTATCACCTTCTTAGTCAAGTCGCGGATCTAGAAAGTGATTATGGCCGAGCGTTTTCTTATTTAAATTATGCGTTACAACTGTTGCCTAAAGTAAATTCTGAAGATGCTCAGTTATCTGTTTTAACATTGGCTGCCGAGCTGTTTTCCCGCGCTAGTGCTCATGATAAGGCGTTGCAATATGTCGAGCAGGCGGTGGCAATATCGACGATTGCGGACGGCGTGACAGATGGCGAACGTTGTATGGTGGCGAAGGCTGCTTCGGTCATCTACCTCAACATGTCTCGGTATGACGCCGCATTAAAAACAGCAGAGCAACAGTTAGGGTATTGCCAGTTATCTTCAGAAAAGCTTTATGCAGCCAATGCCCACAGCGTGATAGCGGATGTTTATGTTAATCGCTTAGCTTATGAGCAAGCCTTGGAGCACTACGAGCTGGCGGAAAATGATTTTGTTGAGCTCAACTACCTCTATGGTGTGATAAATACCCGTTTAGCCAAAGCCAGTTTGGCCGTCGAACTCGGTACGCCAGCAACATCATTAGCGATGTTAGCATCCTTGATCCCCAACGCGATAGAAAACAATCTTTGGGACGAACTACAACAACCTTTTCTGCTCGCTGCTGAGTTAAGTGAACAGCAAGGGGATCTGAAATCCGCACTTATCTACTATCGCCAGTATATGATCGCGGTGCAGAAAGTGATGGATGACAACAAGGCGATGCGTATCGCCTACCTGCAAACAGAATTTGAAACTGAGCAGCAAGCGCAACAACTAGAGCTGCTAGAAAAAGATAAAGTACTGCTGACGTTACGTGAGAACGCTATCAATCAACAACGTTGGTTATTGGCCTCTATTTTGGCTGGCGCAGTATTACTACTGATTGTGCTGTTGATGCTGCTGACGCGCTACCGGCAACGAAATCTATATTATCGTCAGCTTTCCGAAGTTGATGGTTTAACGAAAGTGTTTAACCGCAGACATGCTTATGAGCATGGTGAGAAACTGCTTAAGTCCAGTTTGGCTTGTAGCGAACCCTTTGCAGTAATTATGGCAGATATCGATCACTTTAAGGCTGTAAATGACACTTATGGTCACCGTATCGGCGATCGCGTTCTGCAAACGGTAGCGAATCAGCTAAAAGAGGGATTACGCGGTCATGACATTATCGCCAGAGCCGGTGGCGAAGAGTTCGTATTGTTTTTACCGCGGGCCAGTTATCAGCAGGCGATGCATATTGCTGAGCGATGCAAAAGCGCCTTACGACCTATTCAGGCTGAAAACAGGACTGTCACGATTACATTAAGCTTCGGTATATCGGTTGCTGAAGGACAAGCTATTACATTAAGTGAACTGGTAGAACAAGCCGATCAAGCGTTATACGCGTCGAAAAATAGTGGTCGTAACCGCATCTCTTTGTACCGCGAGATTGAAGAGAACCCGGCGAAGAGCGACAAGGAGTTAGCCATTGTTAAAGGCGAATAA
- a CDS encoding GGDEF domain-containing protein yields the protein MSKQKILKFRLSSVCFCALLLIYFTSIQAHATSSHYHSLLTEAEALSHSEPAKVQALLAELNSNFDQLSQKERDRLLLVDAHQLILKGAYEHAKQKINSLFYHDLATEQMIRAYSLLSQMAYVESDYERAFRYLNEMLPLVELTTDIASQQIVYSVAAEQFIGAGDHEKAKEYALSDVAIAKQIGTDKAQCDALIGLMFVYQEMKNDLAVEETYNQALKFCEAGNEVLYLGMAKLTYSEMLSSRGGYQQAYEKALEGLAHLEAVDYRWGIIESKLQIAKLLVLMGDDQAAEQLLDIVVPEAERFEMLVEYADALLLSAELEEKKGNHKAVAEYYKKQRIISNRIMDDAKAQRMAFLQTQFETNEKNRQLALLEKEQQLFELRESASSQRLWILGSVLAVTVGVCLLLFYLMTRYKSNSHQFRHLASVDGLTEIYNRRHGLEIAERVYASHQKRSLPFTVIMADIDWFKQVNDTYGHAAGDRMLKAVASQLRSSIRQNDILARTGGEEFTLFLPGANKAQAQAVIDRCRLSMVPVHEQGRMVTVTLSYGAAVVDEADKTASLDKLIDCADKALYSAKRAGRDRVEFYQAPLNPVLSTLSD from the coding sequence TTGAGCAAGCAGAAAATACTGAAGTTCAGACTGTCTTCAGTATGCTTTTGTGCCTTGTTGTTAATCTATTTTACTAGCATTCAGGCTCACGCAACCTCTTCTCATTATCATAGTCTATTGACTGAGGCTGAAGCCCTCAGCCACTCTGAACCAGCCAAAGTGCAAGCGCTACTTGCTGAATTAAATAGCAATTTTGACCAGCTGTCGCAAAAAGAGCGGGATAGGTTACTTTTGGTCGACGCACATCAGTTGATACTGAAAGGTGCTTATGAACACGCCAAACAGAAAATCAATTCCCTGTTTTATCATGACCTCGCTACCGAGCAGATGATCCGCGCCTATTCGTTGCTGTCACAGATGGCTTACGTGGAAAGTGACTACGAGCGAGCGTTTCGTTATCTGAATGAGATGTTGCCGTTGGTCGAGTTAACCACAGATATTGCCTCACAACAGATTGTGTACAGTGTTGCTGCCGAGCAGTTCATCGGTGCCGGAGACCATGAGAAAGCCAAAGAGTACGCATTAAGTGATGTGGCTATTGCTAAGCAAATCGGCACGGATAAAGCGCAATGTGACGCACTGATTGGTTTGATGTTTGTCTATCAAGAGATGAAAAATGATCTGGCGGTTGAAGAGACTTACAACCAAGCGTTAAAGTTTTGCGAGGCTGGCAATGAGGTGCTTTACCTGGGCATGGCTAAGCTGACTTATTCAGAAATGTTGTCTTCCCGTGGCGGTTATCAACAAGCTTATGAAAAAGCACTTGAAGGTCTGGCTCATTTAGAAGCTGTTGACTATCGCTGGGGGATCATTGAGTCGAAGTTGCAGATAGCAAAGCTATTGGTATTAATGGGCGATGATCAGGCTGCTGAGCAATTGTTAGACATCGTTGTGCCTGAGGCGGAACGATTTGAAATGCTAGTTGAGTATGCAGATGCATTGCTATTGTCCGCTGAACTAGAAGAGAAGAAGGGCAATCACAAGGCTGTGGCGGAGTATTATAAAAAGCAGCGGATTATTTCCAACCGCATTATGGATGATGCAAAGGCCCAGCGCATGGCCTTTTTACAAACCCAATTTGAAACCAATGAAAAGAATCGTCAACTCGCGCTGTTGGAGAAAGAACAACAGCTTTTCGAGTTACGTGAGTCAGCCAGTAGCCAGCGGTTATGGATATTGGGTTCGGTGTTGGCTGTGACGGTCGGCGTCTGTTTGCTGCTTTTCTACCTGATGACCCGTTATAAAAGTAATAGTCATCAGTTCCGGCATTTGGCATCCGTGGATGGATTAACCGAGATCTATAATCGTCGACACGGATTGGAAATTGCTGAACGGGTATACGCTTCTCATCAAAAACGTAGTTTACCTTTTACCGTCATCATGGCTGATATCGATTGGTTTAAACAGGTGAATGACACCTATGGTCATGCTGCCGGTGACCGCATGTTAAAAGCAGTTGCAAGCCAATTACGTAGCAGCATTCGACAAAACGATATTTTAGCCCGTACCGGCGGTGAAGAATTTACCCTGTTTTTGCCCGGTGCCAACAAAGCACAAGCGCAGGCTGTGATAGACAGGTGTCGTTTGTCTATGGTGCCAGTTCATGAGCAGGGACGTATGGTTACCGTTACACTTAGTTATGGTGCTGCAGTAGTCGATGAGGCCGATAAAACGGCATCGTTAGATAAGTTGATCGACTGTGCGGATAAAGCACTCTATTCAGCCAAAAGAGCTGGGCGCGATCGGGTCGAATTCTATCAAGCGCCATTGAACCCCGTCTTAAGCACACTCTCCGATTAG
- a CDS encoding sugar ABC transporter substrate-binding protein, protein MRYTFFVRFIWLILVASLPISAGVLGKERQLVLWYEKFEAESAFTKLGQQFHAETGITLVVQHMPTGDLKASSIRAVGEGVAPDIIFAPSDFIGNRAILKLSEIAEPFSQPMIEGATSSVTDGGKQYGVPLLYGNHLMLYFNKSLVAESANSWAGLIAQREIVEGKGVNLIAWKPMEMYWVIPFLTAFGGVPVDDNGIQLGSPEIAKGLEYYRQQTELGVINMRCSYECVYEKFIAGEYAYAINGDWAFNQLKQKLGLDFGVAMLPKVDGARMRSMSSSITLMFPGDALNGHRKSDIDSFVRFMLTADAQRVMYQETGMMPTTTQAYSEIKQSFKDDPDMAVFFAQMEHTIPMPPSPEMSAAWIGMAKGVALYMRGKATGEQAVEFMQTHAERELRRQSETQK, encoded by the coding sequence ATGAGATACACTTTTTTCGTTAGATTTATTTGGTTGATCTTAGTCGCTTCATTGCCGATCAGTGCTGGGGTATTGGGCAAAGAGCGCCAACTCGTACTTTGGTACGAAAAATTTGAAGCAGAAAGTGCGTTTACCAAGCTTGGTCAGCAATTTCACGCTGAGACCGGGATAACGCTTGTTGTGCAGCACATGCCGACTGGTGACCTGAAAGCCTCTTCGATTCGAGCTGTGGGTGAGGGCGTCGCCCCTGACATTATCTTTGCACCATCAGACTTTATTGGTAACCGTGCCATTTTGAAGTTATCAGAGATCGCTGAACCGTTTAGCCAACCGATGATCGAGGGGGCAACAAGCAGTGTGACTGATGGCGGCAAACAGTATGGCGTTCCTTTGCTTTACGGCAACCACTTGATGCTCTACTTCAATAAGAGCCTGGTTGCTGAGTCTGCGAACAGTTGGGCCGGGCTAATCGCTCAACGAGAGATTGTAGAGGGGAAAGGAGTAAATCTAATTGCCTGGAAGCCGATGGAAATGTACTGGGTGATACCATTTTTGACGGCGTTTGGTGGAGTACCTGTTGATGACAATGGCATACAACTTGGCTCGCCGGAGATTGCTAAAGGCTTAGAGTACTATCGGCAACAAACTGAACTCGGCGTTATTAACATGCGCTGTTCCTATGAGTGTGTTTATGAAAAGTTCATTGCCGGTGAGTACGCCTATGCGATCAATGGCGACTGGGCATTTAACCAGCTAAAGCAAAAGCTTGGACTAGATTTTGGTGTTGCCATGTTACCAAAGGTCGACGGCGCTCGAATGCGGTCAATGAGCTCTTCAATTACCTTGATGTTTCCGGGGGACGCCTTAAACGGACACCGAAAATCAGATATCGACAGTTTTGTTCGGTTCATGCTGACGGCAGACGCCCAGAGAGTGATGTATCAGGAGACTGGGATGATGCCGACAACAACACAGGCGTATAGCGAAATTAAGCAATCATTCAAAGATGATCCAGATATGGCGGTGTTTTTTGCGCAGATGGAGCACACGATCCCCATGCCTCCGTCGCCAGAAATGTCCGCCGCATGGATCGGTATGGCTAAGGGAGTTGCGCTCTATATGCGAGGTAAAGCGACCGGAGAGCAGGCGGTTGAGTTTATGCAAACCCATGCTGAGCGAGAGCTGCGACGTCAGTCAGAAACGCAGAAATAA
- a CDS encoding putative RNA methyltransferase, producing MIVSPLNKLVCPLCAKPLVAEPSRLVCGAGHSFDKSRNGHVNLLPVQNKRSLSPGDSKQMVQWRHAFLAGGYYDAIAEKINDLVSKQLTTRSSLESYTVIDGGCGEGYYLTELATHLRRLSLATEVLICGLDISKWAVQAAAKRDKSIQWIVASNKSIPVNRASTDLILCAFGFHCYDSFADTLKSGGVLILVDTYEDHLIEMRKLLYPTIKPFQPASNDGAIEAGFSLSHSERLTVKRDLPRADIERLLGMTPHMHRAPKEGIEKVTSLEHLTLTIDVSFRVFVKD from the coding sequence ATGATAGTTTCCCCATTGAATAAGCTTGTCTGTCCGCTATGCGCAAAACCATTGGTCGCTGAGCCCTCGCGTTTGGTTTGTGGTGCTGGCCATAGTTTTGATAAGTCACGTAATGGTCATGTGAATTTGCTACCGGTGCAAAACAAACGCAGCCTTTCCCCTGGAGATTCTAAGCAGATGGTGCAGTGGCGCCACGCCTTTTTGGCTGGCGGGTATTACGATGCGATAGCTGAGAAAATCAATGATCTTGTAAGCAAACAGCTCACTACTCGTTCTTCGCTAGAGAGTTATACAGTGATTGATGGCGGGTGTGGTGAGGGTTACTATTTGACTGAATTAGCCACTCATCTGCGCCGCTTATCACTGGCGACAGAGGTACTTATCTGCGGATTAGATATATCAAAATGGGCAGTGCAAGCTGCGGCCAAACGCGACAAATCGATTCAATGGATTGTAGCGAGTAATAAGTCTATTCCCGTAAATAGGGCGAGTACTGACCTTATTCTTTGTGCATTCGGCTTCCATTGCTATGACTCTTTTGCTGATACTCTTAAATCCGGTGGCGTGCTAATACTGGTTGATACGTATGAAGATCATTTGATCGAAATGCGGAAGTTGCTCTATCCGACAATCAAACCGTTTCAGCCGGCGTCCAATGATGGGGCGATAGAGGCAGGTTTTTCGCTGTCTCACAGTGAGCGACTGACAGTGAAACGTGATCTGCCACGTGCAGATATTGAACGGTTGTTGGGAATGACGCCACACATGCATCGCGCACCGAAAGAGGGGATAGAGAAGGTGACCTCACTTGAGCATTTAACGCTGACTATTGACGTTTCTTTTCGCGTGTTTGTCAAAGATTAG
- a CDS encoding sensor histidine kinase: MNITDKDQPQLSRILVAVIVGFALLPALLISVGFVSTLQEVLVGQSQNRARLQADAVGGLIAADITGTMERVVEIGSDNDVAQASRNGAFAGYATAKLDRWLVREQSGVGAVIFDSLGVATEASPIEYLLYDLSAIDSQLQDFLKTNLLADHTDEIKVDIISLSFDEGDSRSVVTFMTPLHLVSLKDAPTTTLTGALVMFIDVDEMVDKVSGTLDGARLFSIVINDHDAYNSQYDRGDYITYVVEQDAGADVSLVIEVGVPKSMVSTQVNKTIIQLSLVLAALLTAVLIVSFIVAKRLLAPFKQLSNLVARISLGDYGQSSVDVRYREPSQLLALVNRLTSRVIEDQAQLECKVLERTELLRSTNVELSDTLEQLRKLQSHLVETEKNAQLGQLVAGVAHEINTPLGISLTATTTMADDLRSIVNSFDAGKLKRSELQRFFGRSDEVLSLLEYNLHRGAELVRTFKEVSVDQSSGYRRIFRLGTYVREVVASLQAETKKYQVEIEVKGDENLELDSYPGAFSHIICNFVLNSLKHGFEKNQIHRIGISYEATADNLTLSYEDDGAGVSDEVMSRLFEPFFTTGRNRGCTGLGMHIVYNMVTQKLGGKITASHGQSGGLRFVITAPLTPA; encoded by the coding sequence ATGAATATTACGGATAAAGATCAACCACAGTTAAGTCGTATTTTAGTCGCAGTCATTGTTGGCTTTGCTTTGCTGCCTGCTCTGTTAATCAGCGTTGGTTTTGTATCCACCTTACAGGAAGTTCTCGTCGGTCAAAGTCAAAACCGCGCCAGGTTGCAAGCCGATGCTGTTGGTGGGCTAATTGCAGCAGATATCACCGGAACAATGGAGCGCGTCGTCGAAATTGGGAGCGACAATGATGTAGCGCAAGCGTCACGAAATGGTGCTTTCGCCGGCTATGCTACTGCAAAACTCGATCGCTGGCTGGTTAGAGAGCAATCCGGTGTCGGCGCGGTGATATTCGATAGTCTTGGTGTAGCCACAGAAGCAAGCCCTATTGAGTATCTATTGTACGACTTATCAGCGATCGATTCTCAATTGCAGGACTTTTTGAAAACAAATCTTCTCGCCGATCACACCGATGAAATCAAAGTCGATATTATTTCGTTATCGTTTGACGAAGGAGACTCTCGCTCAGTTGTCACTTTCATGACTCCACTGCATCTTGTTAGCTTGAAAGATGCGCCGACCACCACTTTAACTGGTGCGTTAGTTATGTTCATTGATGTTGATGAGATGGTAGATAAGGTGTCTGGCACATTGGATGGGGCGAGATTGTTTTCCATCGTTATTAACGATCACGATGCGTATAACAGCCAGTATGATCGCGGCGACTATATTACTTACGTCGTGGAGCAGGATGCTGGTGCTGACGTATCGTTAGTGATTGAAGTCGGCGTACCGAAATCCATGGTGTCGACGCAGGTTAATAAAACCATTATTCAACTTAGCTTAGTGCTGGCAGCGCTATTGACGGCTGTCCTTATCGTATCGTTTATCGTGGCAAAGCGACTCCTAGCACCGTTTAAACAGTTGTCTAACCTTGTCGCACGTATCTCCCTTGGTGACTATGGTCAGTCTTCTGTAGACGTCCGTTACCGAGAGCCATCGCAGCTTTTAGCCCTGGTTAATAGGCTTACCAGCCGAGTGATAGAAGATCAGGCTCAGCTAGAGTGCAAGGTTTTGGAACGTACCGAGTTGTTACGCTCAACGAATGTTGAATTGTCAGATACCCTTGAACAGTTAAGAAAGCTACAAAGCCATTTGGTGGAAACAGAAAAAAATGCTCAACTTGGCCAGTTAGTTGCTGGCGTAGCCCATGAAATAAACACGCCATTAGGTATCTCATTAACTGCCACGACGACGATGGCCGATGATCTTCGGTCTATCGTGAATAGTTTTGACGCTGGAAAATTAAAACGTAGCGAACTACAGCGTTTTTTTGGGCGATCAGACGAAGTGCTCTCACTTCTCGAATATAACCTCCATCGGGGAGCCGAACTGGTTAGAACCTTCAAGGAGGTTTCTGTCGACCAGTCCAGTGGCTATCGCAGAATTTTCCGGTTGGGTACGTATGTGCGTGAGGTCGTCGCTAGCCTGCAAGCGGAAACCAAGAAGTATCAGGTAGAAATAGAAGTGAAGGGCGATGAGAACTTAGAACTTGACAGTTATCCAGGTGCATTTAGCCATATTATCTGCAACTTTGTTTTAAATAGTCTTAAGCATGGCTTTGAGAAAAACCAAATCCATCGCATAGGCATTAGTTATGAAGCAACGGCCGATAATTTAACACTCAGCTATGAAGATGATGGCGCTGGTGTCTCCGATGAGGTGATGAGTCGCCTTTTTGAACCCTTTTTTACGACGGGTCGAAACCGGGGCTGCACCGGGCTGGGGATGCATATCGTCTACAATATGGTGACGCAAAAACTAGGCGGAAAGATAACAGCCTCTCATGGTCAAAGTGGTGGTTTGCGGTTTGTAATTACGGCGCCATTAACGCCAGCTTAG
- a CDS encoding GGDEF domain-containing protein, whose protein sequence is MFKIFSRLATATLIVILGSSIIWAAAPSEIEREFDALEAGQYVTTAEFQRRLQSLYNTIDVADKALLMRWKRLHCWSLEPNDVQTPPKLIAVATNYIAEAEAANDLAAIADFHLCRGYYEQVYGDVDLALQDYNLAIELVTNSEHEQLIADAYSSRGDLYAYQGELALGLGDLLVAQKYYESADITYWIRQNMASIANTYRRIGNFDRALEYYQQLERIFLEEDKVSALLAIREQIALVLEDQGQYQQAYTLYSDALDYYLAQSDDYGVAFSRLNIAGVMLALEKPTQALKHLSLSEAIFDEHPDFGTSALVHLFIGRAHYQLGDNQKALDYFDLAEPSIRKEKNFRYLAWLLQAKAKALSAEKRWQEAYETTEEYQRNHEQLDLMLRKQQTVRMQVEFDVARKEAENERLKADTLIKQKQVESLEERRRWQLIVLFLGGVLLLVALVFLIRQVNSKRQLHRLASTDELTGLPNRRDILQRGKEMIDHARAEHAPFSVLVFDIDYFKRINDTYGHHGGDEVLRLIAPASLSVMRYQDRVGRTGGEEFLALLPGAGLDHAAKVAERLRQKISDIDTSTIAVDMKVSVSIGVAQLTADDSNLSELIQRADNALYRAKENGRDCVEIER, encoded by the coding sequence TTGTTTAAAATTTTCAGCCGGTTAGCAACGGCAACGCTGATTGTCATTTTGGGCAGCAGCATTATTTGGGCTGCCGCGCCATCAGAAATTGAGCGCGAGTTTGATGCGCTAGAAGCTGGGCAGTATGTCACTACGGCAGAATTCCAACGGCGTTTACAGTCGCTATATAACACCATTGATGTGGCCGACAAAGCGTTGTTAATGCGTTGGAAACGTCTACATTGCTGGAGCTTGGAGCCGAACGATGTTCAGACACCACCTAAGCTCATTGCGGTGGCTACTAACTATATTGCTGAGGCTGAAGCCGCCAACGACTTGGCTGCGATAGCGGACTTCCATCTCTGTCGCGGCTATTACGAGCAAGTATATGGTGATGTCGATCTGGCCTTGCAAGATTACAACCTTGCAATTGAGCTAGTTACCAACAGTGAACATGAGCAATTGATCGCCGATGCATATTCGAGCCGTGGCGATCTCTATGCCTATCAAGGGGAGTTAGCGCTTGGTCTCGGGGATCTTCTTGTTGCACAGAAGTATTACGAATCAGCTGATATCACCTATTGGATCCGCCAAAACATGGCTTCGATAGCGAATACCTACCGCCGAATAGGTAACTTTGATCGTGCGCTGGAGTATTACCAACAGTTGGAGCGTATTTTTCTTGAAGAGGACAAGGTCAGTGCCTTGTTAGCGATACGTGAACAGATTGCCTTGGTGCTTGAGGATCAAGGCCAATATCAACAAGCTTATACGCTATATAGCGATGCATTAGATTATTATTTAGCTCAATCTGATGATTACGGTGTTGCATTTTCGCGTTTAAACATTGCTGGGGTAATGCTTGCTCTAGAGAAACCTACGCAAGCGCTTAAGCATTTGTCGTTGTCGGAAGCTATTTTCGACGAACATCCAGATTTTGGCACATCGGCATTAGTGCACTTATTTATCGGACGAGCACATTACCAGTTGGGTGACAACCAAAAGGCACTTGATTATTTTGACCTCGCTGAACCCAGCATTCGTAAAGAGAAGAATTTTCGATATTTAGCTTGGTTGCTGCAAGCAAAAGCTAAAGCCTTGTCAGCAGAGAAACGCTGGCAGGAAGCCTATGAAACCACTGAAGAGTATCAGCGCAATCATGAACAACTCGATCTTATGTTGCGTAAGCAGCAAACGGTTCGAATGCAGGTTGAGTTTGATGTCGCAAGAAAAGAAGCTGAAAATGAGCGTTTGAAAGCGGACACTTTAATTAAGCAAAAGCAGGTCGAGTCGTTAGAGGAGCGACGGAGATGGCAACTGATAGTGCTGTTTCTTGGTGGCGTACTTTTGTTGGTAGCCTTGGTGTTTCTCATTCGACAGGTGAACAGTAAGCGGCAGCTACACCGGTTAGCATCAACTGATGAGCTTACAGGATTACCTAACCGGCGTGACATCCTTCAACGTGGCAAAGAGATGATCGATCATGCGAGAGCTGAACACGCGCCATTCTCAGTACTTGTGTTTGATATTGATTACTTTAAACGCATAAATGATACCTATGGCCACCACGGTGGTGATGAAGTGCTACGACTGATTGCACCAGCATCATTGTCCGTCATGCGTTATCAGGATCGAGTTGGCAGAACTGGGGGAGAGGAGTTTTTAGCGCTATTACCCGGAGCCGGACTGGATCATGCGGCTAAGGTTGCAGAGCGGTTGCGTCAAAAGATCTCAGACATTGATACCTCGACTATTGCCGTTGATATGAAGGTTTCAGTCAGTATTGGGGTGGCGCAATTAACAGCAGATGACAGTAATTTGTCTGAACTGATCCAGAGGGCGGATAATGCACTATATCGCGCCAAGGAAAATGGACGTGATTGCGTTGAAATTGAACGCTAG